A region from the Sphaerodactylus townsendi isolate TG3544 linkage group LG01, MPM_Stown_v2.3, whole genome shotgun sequence genome encodes:
- the FABP7 gene encoding fatty acid-binding protein, brain — MVEAFCATWKLTDSHNFDEYMKALGVGFATRQVGNVTKPTVIISQEENKVMIRTQSTFKNTEISFKLGEEFDETTADDRNCKSVVTLDGDKLVHVQKWDGKETKFVREIKDGKMVMTLTFGDIVAVRHYEKA; from the exons ATGGTTGAGGCATTCTGCGCTACCTGGAAGCTGACTGACAGCCATAATTTTGATGAGTACATGAAGGCACTGG gaGTTGGCTTTGCTACTCGCCAAGTGGGCAATGTTACCAAACCAACTGTGATCATCAGTCAGGAGGAGAACAAAGTGATGATTAGGACCCAGAGCACATTCAAGAATACGGAAATCAGCTTCAAACTTGGTGAAGAATTTGATGAAACTACAGCAGATGATAGGAACTGCAAA TCTGTTGTGACCCTGGATGGAGATAAACTAGTTCATGTACAGAAATGGGACGGCAAAGAAACAAAGTTTGTTAGAGAAATTAAAGATGGCAAAATGGTCATG ACCCTCACCTTTGGTGATATTGTTGCTGTTCGTCACTACGAAAAGGCATAG